The nucleotide sequence CAACGTCGAGGCCTTTTGTGCTGGACAAGGCCACTCAGACTCTGGTAACCACGACTCTCGTGGAGCTCTGGTTAAGCACCACTACCATGCCTCCAACTGGCCCAGCAAGCATCCTCGCTATCGTCATCCAGCATACGGTCAGGTTGAGGACTGCAACTGGAACGTGGAGTGCGTGAGGCTCTGGGACGAGAACGTGGCTGAGTGGGACAAGCTctcggaagaagagaagaaggtgaagatcgagcaggccaagaagcctgaTCTTGGTCTATGACCTGACCTGCAAGAGATTGATTGATATTTAGAAGTGCCCTAGAGATCGGCGTTGAGTTTGAATTTCGGAAACCGGATACCTGAGGTCGTATAAACGCGTAATTGATGACAAATGAATGAGACAAGTTAAACTCTATAACCGCCTGATCAGGCCACTATCCAATGATTGCAACCCGTGAAAAGTGCCGTCTCTATATAACAAGTCTCGCATTCCTTGCATCTGCGACCGTAGCTTGGCGCATGTTCTAGGAGCCGAGGCATCGACAAGGGTAGACCAACTCTATTCGGGGTGATTCAACCCCGCGCGTCCCGAACCTCCGTCCTTATATTCTGCGCGTCTGCGccgcttcttctctctttttcaACAAACATAATCATTGAATTTTAAATCATGGCTTCTCAAGAGAAACAacccgtcatcatcgtcggcgCTGGCCTGGCTGGCCTTGTCGCTGCTTTTGAACTCTCAGAGCGTAAAGTCCCTGTTCTATTGGTCGATCAAGAAAATGAAAACAACATCGGCGGACAAGCTTTTTGGTCGCTTGGTGGTTTGTTTATGGTCGACTCTTCGTATCAGCGAAGAATGGGGATTAAAGACTCGAAGGAGCTGGCGTACAGAGATTGGATGGGCTCGGCGAGATTTGATCGTGAAAAGGAGGATTACTGGCCTCGTAAGTGGGCCAAGGCCTTTGTGGACTTTGCCGCcgacgagatggaggatTATGTCAGGGCGAGAGGCCTTGGCTTCTTGATGAATGTCGGATGGGCTGAGAGAGGTGATGGCACTGCAGATGGCCATGGAAATTCCGTCCCAAGATTCCATGTCAGTTGGGGCACAGGACCGGAGGTCGTCAAGATCTTTGCAGACCCTGTGAAGAAAGCTGCAGAGAATGGCATCGTCTCCTTCAAGTTCAGACACAGAGTTGATGAGCTGATCATCGACGACAACGGGCGTGCTGTTGGAGTACGAGGCACAAttctggaagatgatgatgctgcccGTGGCGTCAAGTCGAACCGGGTCGAAAAAGACAAGTTTGAAATTTACGGCTCAGCAGTTGTCGTTTCTTCAGGCGGCATTGGAGGAAATGTCGATGCCGTCAAGGCTGCATGGCCTGTCGAGAGGTTAGGTCCCAAAGTCCCTGAGACCTTTGTCATTGGTGTTCCTCATCATGTCGATGGACGCATGATCGGCATATCCGAAGAGGCCGGTGCCAACGTCATCAACCGCGACCGAATGTGGCATTACACCGAAGGTCTTCAGAACTGGAACCCTATCTGGCCAGACCATGGTATCAGAGTCCTCCCTGCCCCTTCATCTCTCTGGCTGGATGCAACTGGCAAACGACTGCCACCATTCCTCTATCCTGGTTCCGATACTCTTGCGACGTTGAAGTATATCTGCAGCACAGGATATGACTACACCTGGTTCATCCTCGACCAGAGCATCATTGCCCGCGAATTTGCCCTCTCTGGCTCAGAGCAGAATCCCGATGTGACTAATAAGAGCATCTGGTTGCTTCTCACTCGAATCTTTGGCAAGAAAGGCACCGTCCCCGTCCAGAACTTTCAAAAGCACGGCAAGGACTTTGTTGTCCGCGATAACCTGGAAGATCTAGTAGTCGGTATGAACGAGCTCGCCAAGAAGCGCAATGGTCCACTGCTGGAGTTCGACGCTATCAAAGAGGTCATCGAAACAAGAGACGGCCAGTTCAACAACCCATACTCCAAGGACGCTCAAGCAATGCTTATCAACAACGCGCGAACATACTGGGCTGATCGCCGAAGCCGAGTTGCTCCACCCCATAGACTTCTTGATAAGGCTCATGGACCTTTGATTGCTGTGCAGATGAACATTCTCACGCGCAAGACATTGGGTGGTATTGAGACGAATCTGGATAGCAAAGTCATGCGAGCAGACGGTACACCATTCCCTGGATTATACGCAGCTGGTGAAGTTGCAGgctttggtggtggaggcGTTCATGGGTACAATTCTCTTGAAGGAACGTTTGTTGGAGGATGTATCTTCTCGGGACGTGCTGCTGGAAGGGCTCTTGCTCGTGAGATCTTGGGCGAGAATGAttcagatggaggagagctgaagaaggtgaACTCTCACCTCTGAGCTGGCGATCAGGAAGGTCTTCTTTGTTTTGGCTTGATTTTAGCGCATTTTCTAAGTAGAGATACGTTTGATGCTGATATAGGATCAGTATGAGTATGACACGACATTCCTTTTGTTGCCAAGACAGTTGTCCCGATACACACACGCCGTGAGACCAGCGTTTCATTCATCTGCAAGTAACAGAACAGCTGTCATCATGCTGTAAGAATTTTATCTGTAGATGTAACCCGACCACATGTACGTATCTGAGTCATCATTACTATTCAAATCATTTAGAACCGCATATTGGACTTCAGAGAGCACCAAAATTTCATTTTTTGGACACTTCAGGGTAGTCAACATCCGAGTCCATGGCTGAAACAACATCGGCCGGCATGGCCCTACCCGAAGCCAAACCTCGGAGTGACGCTTGAACCCATGGATATCCATGGCTAGGGCTGACTGGTTACAGGGATCATTGGGCGTCTAAGCTCCAGCTTCGGCCTGGCTAGCTTGGATCGCGTGGCTTGGTGAAATTGTCCCTCAACGGCGGTGACTGTTTGTTTCTGTACAATACGGTTGATTTGAAGCTTTATACGTAAATATAGGCTTAATTACAGTATCAAATGTATCTATATAGTGATACTGGTCAGTGGCGCAACTCATTGATCCGAAAACTCTCCCCGGTCGGGTATCTCAACATATCCGTGCTATCGCCACTAACTCAACTTCAATTTCCCGTCGGTGCAGCCTCAGCCGGACTCTCTTATAAATCCGCTCCTAATCCACGCCATGGAATTAATTTTGGTATCAGAAGGATCCGAGCTAGTGGTCTCGAGTGTAAGAAAGCGGAACTCCTGTCTATAATCTCACCGTCTCACTGGACAACACCCCGGCCCCCAAAATTTCCCCTTCAACGCTAAGACAGGGATCTTCGCCCATCGGGGCTGAGTGATGAAACAGAGACTGAACTGAGTAACTGAGCGTGGTGGTGTCTCTCGCTCTActgctttttctcttctctgcttTTATCATCTTGGTCTGCTGATGACTGAGTGACCAACAGAAAACTCGTGATAGCCTCTTGTTAAGGATCGCGAGCCTGAAAAGTTCCGATATTCCTTGAGAGAAGCTCTATAACGATATGATGATCGCCTTCCTACCCTTCACCGTCCTTCTGGGCAGCTTTGCCGCCAGAGCTGCTGCTGACACCAGTTTTATCACCCCTGGAGGATCTGGTTCGTCGGGATGGAAGAACAACCCAACATACGATGTCGATGATAGCATGAATGTGGAATGGAATACGGACCTTGAAGAGACCAATCTATTGCTCTGGCAGGACTATCCCCAGGCGGGCGGCGGTACTCAGTTCTTCGTCCAGCTCAAAGGTAACCACGCACGCGTAGACTATTCGAGGTCCCTGTCGACTAACATCTGATGCCTAGAAAACACAACATCAACGAGTTTTATCTGGACAGTCAACTTTGGCGGTTTCTCTACAGAAGTTGGTGACAACCGCGACGCTGTTTTCCATTACTCCCTCTTTAAGTCTGGCACAAACGACATCGTCGCCAACTCAGCTGCGTTCAACGTCACTGTCCCCAAAGACGAGACAACATCCGCCTCTCTTGCTTCAACAACCGCCCTCCCAAGCCCTTCATCGACCGGTGCCCTCTCTGAGACGACAACGACCGACGCTGCGACcgagacaacaacagacACTTCCTCAGGCAAAGATGATGGCGGCCTCTCCACTGGTGCTGTGGCTGGCGTGGCGGTCGGCGCGACCATTGGAGGTATTGCCCTACTCGCCGGTGTAGGCTTTCTTCTCTGGCGAAATTTCCGTAAGGGCAAAGGTGCTACAGCTGGAGGATACGCGCCGCCCAGTGAGATGCCTGTTGGTGCGCAGAACCAGCCTGTGCATGAGTACTACAAACCTCCCACGCAACAGGCACCCGCTGAGATGGCTGGTCAGCCTTGGGTTCACCCATCACAGAACGGATACCAGGGACCCGGTGGTATTCACGAGGCGCCTTAGTTCATGCATGAGATGGATGTAGAGGGGGGCAGTGTATAGCCTGGGTGCAAAAAGGTTTCAAGTTGCTGTATAGCAAAGCATGGAGTTGATTGGTTCAGCCggttatatatttcttaattaccCATTTCGACACCAAGAATTTATTTAACAATACCCTTACTTCACTGAACTAACGAGTGTGACATGAAAGTAACCTTCGACATGATATTTCACTCGGAAGTGaagcatcaacaccaaattACCCAAAATAGCATAAACCTAGTTCCCTTCAACTTTCGTCTCCAGGTCCTTGGCGagtctcttctccctctccctaaCATCATCTGTCAAACTATCCCCAAAGTCATCCAACTCAGCAATCTTCCTGACCGTAACCTCACCCTCCTTGAAAGGAATTTTCTTCGCCCAACTAACGGCTTCCTCGCCGTCTTTGGTCTTGAGAACCCACCAGCCACAAATGTGACCTTCTTTCACAACATCAAAAGGCCCCTTGGTGACCTGTGCAGGACCACCCATGGAGTATGTAACACGGTAGCCATCTTTGGTTGGACTGAGGCCATCGGCTGAGAGAAGAACGCCGGCTGCGTGAAGCTCTTCGTTAAAGGTGGTCATTTCCTCAAAGATCTCGGGCCCAGCGGAAGTTGGGTTTTCAGCTTCTGGAGAAGCTTTGATTAGGATCATATATCGAGGCATGGTATGTGCTGGAAAGTATGAGATTTGAAAGCTGATGAAAAATTACAGAAACGAGGTTCTTTGAGATGCAGATTCAAATGGGAGCACGCCCGTCTTTGTACGAGTTTCAGCCCTTCCCATAAGACGTGGTAAGCTGAGGCGCTTTTGGACCAAGACTATTGGCGAGACTTCGTCCATAGTCACCATTGCGGTGACTCGAAGTTAAAAACATAGGACTATACCAAGCTCAGTGGCGTTCACGATCCAATGACAACAAAGCAATGACCTGTTGCTGCCTGTTGCGAGGAAGAAGCGGAAGAATGATAGTAATTGCAAGATAAGCAAGTTTCTTGCTGGACGAGAGCTCGGTGAGTTTCTTTTATCCGTAATGGCACTCATGAAAATGTTCCGCAAGCTATGGGACCTTTCTTCACGGGCATCGTGAAGTATGGGGTATGATACTAAAACGCCACAGACGTGTTAGGCTTCGTACTTCGTATACCGATAAGCAAACCAACaaaattttctttattataattctcAAATTATCAAAAAATCTAACACTCAGCTTTCATGAGTTCTTGTGTACGTGATGCTGTATGCCTTGACAGTCATGATGGCATGCTGTTGGACATCGGTTGAACTTTCACCAGCTAAGATACAGTATACATGACATAGCCAATCCAGTTGAAATGTTGCTTCATAACATTGGTTCAAGATGAGCTTTTTGCAGCACTCGTAGTTTAATGTTCTAGTACACTTTGGTGGACCGTGGTAGACTTATGCCGTATATACTGTATCCTGCATCTCACAAACCATGATTCTGATATTGGCACTAACATCATAAAGTGGTCTGTATCGAGAAACTCGTATCTGTTGtatgaagaaaagaaaaaaaatcgTGTAATCTTTCCTCGCATCATTCAGCTCCTAATGACGTGCTTGGCTGAAGTTCAGATAATGGGTCGACATGTCGATTTGTGTGGGCATGGTAAACCAAGATAGGAAGCTGGAGCGATTATCCTTGATAAATCACTCCACACAACGTGGGACCCGTTGGCTTTAAATGAATAGGATGCGATGTCGACATTTTCTTTTGGTCAGAtcaaagatataaatattacacCCCACCAACAGGTTACCATGACGGCTACTTTTCATGCTAAATCGCTTGCTCACTTGTTGAACTATGGCAGatgacaaggccattgagcCATCTCCCATTGGGGCTGATGAACCAGATTCTTCTGACAACTCGGTCAAAAATACCCATTCCGATGTAAACGACATATCAAAGCATGACCATCATGTTCACAAAGACGGGGCAGATGCTGCCCTTGACTTGTTGAATGAAACGGGCGGAATCAGTCAACCTTTCGATGCCAAAGCCAGCAAACGACTCATCCGCCGCATCGATACTCACATCATGCCTCTCATTTGTACCGTCTACTTCTTGCAGTACATCGACAAGACTGCAGTTTCTTACGCAAGTGTTACCGGCATCCAACAATCAACTGGTCTCAAGGGGAATGAGTTCAACTGGGTCGCTTCgattttcttcttcggccAACTCGGCTTTCAGTTCCCTACtgttcgtcttcttcaagtttTCCCTCTTGCCAAGTACGTGTCAGTCAACGTTACACTATGGGGTGTGACTCTCGCTTGTATGGCTGCATGCCATAATTTCAGCGGTCTCCTGGCTTGTCGATTCTTTTTGGGTGCCCTGGAAGCTGCTATTGTTCCAGCGTGGGTCCTTTTCACATCCCAATGGTACACtaaagaagagcaagcttTTCGAGTCGGTATCTGGTTCTCAGTCTGCGGTGCGGCTCAGATGTTTGGTGGATATTTTGCTTACGGTGTTGCAACGCATGTTGGCAAAGATCCAGATGCTGCCTTGAAAGGATGGCAAGTTATCTTTCtcgttcttggccttctcactGTTGTGGTCGGAATCAGTTTCTGGTTCATCATGCCAGATTCTCCTGCCGTTGCTGGGTTCCTggccaaagagaagaaagccatGCATCTTGAGCGTATTCGAGGAAATGTGCAGGGCATTGGTACGCAGACGTTCAAGTGG is from Fusarium musae strain F31 chromosome 4, whole genome shotgun sequence and encodes:
- a CDS encoding hypothetical protein (EggNog:ENOG41); translation: MPRYMILIKASPEAENPTSAGPEIFEEMTTFNEELHAAGVLLSADGLSPTKDGYRVTYSMGGPAQVTKGPFDVVKEGHICGWWVLKTKDGEEAVSWAKKIPFKEGEVTVRKIAELDDFGDSLTDDVREREKRLAKDLETKVEGN
- a CDS encoding hypothetical protein (EggNog:ENOG41) gives rise to the protein MASQEKQPVIIVGAGLAGLVAAFELSERKVPVLLVDQENENNIGGQAFWSLGGLFMVDSSYQRRMGIKDSKELAYRDWMGSARFDREKEDYWPRKWAKAFVDFAADEMEDYVRARGLGFLMNVGWAERGDGTADGHGNSVPRFHVSWGTGPEVVKIFADPVKKAAENGIVSFKFRHRVDELIIDDNGRAVGVRGTILEDDDAARGVKSNRVEKDKFEIYGSAVVVSSGGIGGNVDAVKAAWPVERLGPKVPETFVIGVPHHVDGRMIGISEEAGANVINRDRMWHYTEGLQNWNPIWPDHGIRVLPAPSSLWLDATGKRLPPFLYPGSDTLATLKYICSTGYDYTWFILDQSIIAREFALSGSEQNPDVTNKSIWLLLTRIFGKKGTVPVQNFQKHGKDFVVRDNLEDLVVGMNELAKKRNGPLLEFDAIKEVIETRDGQFNNPYSKDAQAMLINNARTYWADRRSRVAPPHRLLDKAHGPLIAVQMNILTRKTLGGIETNLDSKVMRADGTPFPGLYAAGEVAGFGGGGVHGYNSLEGTFVGGCIFSGRAAGRALAREILGENDSDGGELKKVNSHL
- a CDS encoding hypothetical protein (EggNog:ENOG41), producing MIAFLPFTVLLGSFAARAAADTSFITPGGSGSSGWKNNPTYDVDDSMNVEWNTDLEETNLLLWQDYPQAGGGTQFFVQLKENTTSTSFIWTVNFGGFSTEVGDNRDAVFHYSLFKSGTNDIVANSAAFNVTVPKDETTSASLASTTALPSPSSTGALSETTTTDAATETTTDTSSGKDDGGLSTGAVAGVAVGATIGGIALLAGVGFLLWRNFRKGKGATAGGYAPPSEMPVGAQNQPVHEYYKPPTQQAPAEMAGQPWVHPSQNGYQGPGGIHEAP